The DNA segment ATGCGGGCAGCGCGGATGAAAATGGCAACCCGGTGGCGGGCTCAGCGGCGAGGGAATCTCGCCCTTGATCGCCACGAAGGTCTTCTTGCCCACCTCCAGCTTCGGGGCCTCGGCCAGCAGCGCCTGCGTGTAGGGATGGTTGGGGCTGGCAAAGACATCTTCCGCCGGCGCCGACTCCACCACCCGCCCCAGGTACATGATCACCACCCGGTCGCTGATGTGCTTGACCACGCCCAGGTCATGGCTGATGAACAGGTAGGTCAGGTTCAGGTCCTGCCGCAAGCGCATGAAGAGATTCAGCACCTGCGCCTGGATCGAGACATCCAGCGCCGCCACCGACTCATCGCACACCAGGAATTCCGGCTTGACCGCCAGCGCGCGCGCAATGCCGATGCGGGCGCGCTGCCCGCCCGAGAACTGGTGCGGAAAGCGGCGCAGCACGGTGGGGTCCATGCCCACACGCACCAGCATGTCTTCCACGTAGCGCTTCTGCTCGCTGGCCGGCACCATGCCGTGCACGACCGGCGCCTCGCCAACGATATCCATCACGCGCAGGCGCGGATTCAGCGATGCATACGGATCCTGGAAGATCATCTGGATCGCCAGCTGCTTCTCGCGCTTCTTTTCCGGCGGCAAGCGGTCCAGGTCAACACCCCGCCACAGGCGTGAGCCTTCGGTCAGCGAATGCAGGCCCACCGCCATGCGGCCCAGCGTGGACTTGCCACAGCCGGACTCGCCGACGAGGCCCACCACCTCGCCCGCGCGAATGGACAGGTCGACCCGGTCGACCGCATGCACGACCTCCTCCTTCGCGCCTGCGCCGAAGAGGTTAGCGATCTTGGCTGCGGCGTCGAGCGATTTGACAAAGCGCTTGGACACGCCTTGCAACTCGAGGATGGGCGCGTTGGGCGTGGGTTCCGCGCTGGAATCAGTCGTCATGGCGGCGAGGGCGGGATCAACAACGGCGGCGCTCATGCGGCCTCCTGCTGGGGGAGAACCGGATGAAAGCAGCGCAGGCGGCGCCCGTCTGCCGCGGTGTCGAGCGGCGGCGCGGTCTTGCACACATCGGTGGCGTAAGCGCAGCGCTCGCGGAAAGCACAACCGGCCGGCAGGTTCAGCAACGATGGCGTCATGCCGGGAATCTGCCGCAGCGGCGCGCCACGCGGATTGCGCGACGGCGCGGAGCTGATCAGGCCGTGCGTGTAGGGATGCTCGGGCCGCTCCAGCACTTGGCGCACATCGCCGGCTTCGACGATCTTGCCCGCGTACATCACACACACGGTATCGGCCAGGCCGGCCACTACGGACAGGTCGTGGGTGATCCAGATCAGCGCGGTGCCGGACTCGCGGCACAGCTTCTGCATCTCGTACAGGATCTGGCCCTGGATGGTTACGTCCAGCGCGGTAGTGGGCTCGTCGGCAATGATCAGGTCGGGCTTGTTCAGCAGCGCAATGGCAATCGCCACGCGCTGGCGCATGCCACCCGAGAACTGGTGGGGATAGGCGCGCAAGCGCTCGTCCGGCGAAGGAATGCCGACGCGGGCCAGCGCGTTGCGCGAGCGCTCGCGCGCCACCGCCTTGTCGACCTTCTCATGCGCCAGCACGGCCTCGATCATCTGCGTGTCGATGCGCAGGACCGGGTTCAACGTCATCATCGGATCCTGGAAGATCATCGCGATGCGGTTGCCGCGCACATCGCGCATCTGCGCCGGCGTGAGGTTGCGCAGGTCGCGTGTGACGCCGTCGCGGCTGGTCAGCTCGATGCGGCCATCCACCACTTTGCCGGGCGGATCGATCAGGCCCATGATCGAGTAGCCGGTCATCGACTTGCCCGATCCGGACTCGCCCACCAGGCCCATGATCTCGCCGCGGCCAACCGAGAACGAGACATCGTCGACGGCGCGCGCGACACCGCCGCGCGTGAAAAACTGGGTCTTGAGGCCTTCCACCACCAGGGTCGGTTTGCTCATGTTCGCTCCTGTCATGCTGCGTTACTGCGTTTGCAGGCGCGGATTGAGTACATCGCGAAGCTGGTCGGCGACCAAGTTCATGGCCACGATGGTGACCACCAGCGCAATGCCCGGGAAGAAGCTGATCCAGTACTTGCCGGACAGCATGTATTGCTGTCCGTTGGCGATCAGCGAGCCCAGCGATGGCTCGGTAATGGGCACGCCCAGTCCGAGGAAGGACAACGTGGCCTCCAGCGTGATGGCGGACGCCACCTGCAGCGCCGCAATCACGATCAGCGGCGGCAGGCAGTTCGGCAGCAGGTGGCGGAACATGATCCGCCCCGGCGGCAGGCCCAGGCAGGTGGCGGCCTCGATATATTCCTTGCGCCGCTCCACCAGTGCTGCGCTGCGGGTGGTCCGGGCGTAGTAAGCCCACTGCACCGCCACCAGCGCGATCACGATATTGCCGATGCCGGGCCGCAGGAACGCCAACAGGATCAACGCCAGCAGGATGGGCGGAAACGACAGCTGCAGGTCGGCCACGCGCATGATGATGGCCTCGACGCGCCCGCCGAGGAAACCCGCGATCAGGCCGAGCGTGGCACCCAGCAGCAGCGCGATCACGGTGCTGACCACACCCACGCCGATGCTGATGCGCAGGCCGTACATCACGGCCGAGAGAATGTCGCGGCCCTGCTCGTCCGAGCCAAGCAGGAAGGTCATGCCACTGCCGGACTGCTCGCCCGGGGCCATGCGCGCATCGAGCACGTCGAGCGTAGCGAGGTCATACGGGTTCTGCGGCGACAGCCAGGGCGCCAGCAGCGCGATCAGCAGGATGACGATTAGCAAGGTCAGGCCGGTCACGGCGATCTTGCTCGAGAAGAACTGGCTGGCGAAGCGCCGCAGCGGGGTCTGCTCGGCTAGCGGCGGGGCCGCCGTGGTTTCGGTTGCGGTTGTCATGAGCTCAGCCCTTGTTGTCGGCGATACGCACGCGCGGATCGAGCACGCTGTAGATGATGTCCACCAGCAGGTTGATCAGGATGAACAACGTCACGATCACCATCAGGTAGGCCACGATGACCGGCCGGTCGAGCAGCTGGATGGAATCGATGATCAGCTTGCCCATGCCGGGCCAGGCGAAGATCGATTCGGTCACGATGGCGAAGGCGATGATCGAGCCGAACTGCAGGGCAATCACCGTGACGATGGGGATCATGATGTTCTTGAGCACGTGCACGCCCACGATGCGCGTATTGGACAGGCCCTTGGCCCGCGCGAACTTTACGTAGTCCATCAGCATCGCTTCCTGCGTGCCGGCCCGCGTGAGACGGATCACCATGGCGATGTTGAGCAGTGACAGCGTCACCGCCGGCAGCAGCAGGTGGCGCAGGCCGTCCACCGTCAGGAAACTGACGGGGATGCCTAGCAGCGAGGTGGTTTCACCGCGCCCGTTGGACGGCAGCCAGCCCAGTTGCACCGCGAACACCATGATCAGCATCAGCCCGACCCAGAAGGTGGGCAGCGAGAAGCCGAGGATGGAGACGCCCATGATGGTCTTGCCGGCCACGCCGCCAGGACGCAGGCCCGCCCACAGCCCGAGCGGGATGCCGAGCAGCACGGCCAGCAGGATGGCGCACACGGCCAGCTCCATGGTGGCCGGCATGCGCTCGAAGATCAGCTTTAGCGCGGGTGTGCCGTGCGCGAACGAGGTACCGAGGTCCCCGTGCAGCGCGTTGCGCAGGAAGATCCAGTATTGTTCCCAGAGGGGCTTGTCGAGTCCGAGCGCCGCGATGGTGCGCTTGATGTCTTCCTGGTCGGCCTGAGGATTGATCAGGATATCGACCGGGTTGCCAATGGCAAAGACGCCCAGGAAAACCAATAGCGACATGACGAAGAGCACGACTACGCTCTGCATCAGGCGCCGAATAATGAAAACCAGCATGTTCGGAAGCTTTCCTTCGCCGATGACAGGCCACGGCGCCTGTGGGCGCCGCCTGGCTGCACCGGCAATCGGCTCGTGGCTAGGCCCGGCTACCGTCCGGGGATGATTCGCCGGGAAGCGGCCACCCAGACCGCGGACGCTTCCCGCTTTTACCTGCAGATGATCTCGTGTCCGGGGAGCGCGACATTGCGGTCGCGCTCCCCGGCCTCACCGCTACTACCCAAGGCTTCGCTTCACTGCGGCTTGAAATTGTGGGCGTACGTGCGTTCGTCGGTACGCGGCACGTATGTGATGCCCTTCTGGGTGGCCCAGGTGGTCACCTGCTGGTGGATCGGGATGATACCGCCATCGTTGATCGCAATCGCGGTAGCTTCCTGCAGCAGCTTGGAGCGCTCGCCGTCATCCACGGTGGCCAGCGCCTTTTCCAGCACCACGTCCATCTTGGGATTGCAGTACTCACCCCAGTTGGTCGTGCCAAAGCCCTTTTTCGGATCCTCACACGCCAGCAGCGCGCGCAGCGGCGAGCTCACTTCGCCGGTTTGCGCGCCCCAGCCCAGCAAGCCGAACGAGAATTCGTGCTTGATACCCTTGGAAGAATAGGTTGCCATCGGCATCCCCTCTACCTTGGTCGCAATGCCGATGCGGGTCAGGTTCTGCGCAATGGTCTGGGCGATCTTCTCGTCGTTGACGTAGCGGTTGTTCGGCGTGTGCAGCGTAATGCCGAAGCCGTTCGGATAGCCCGCCTCGGCCAGCAGTTTCTTGGCGCCCTCCGGGTCGTACTTGACCGTCTTCAGGTTCGGGTTGTAGCCGAACAGCGTGGGCGGCACCAGATTGTTGGTCGGCTCGGCGAGGCCTTCCATCAGGCGGTCCTTGATGCCCTGGCGGTTGATGGCCATGCTGATGGCATTGCGCACACGCGCATCCTTCAGCGGGTTCTTGTCCATCGGCGCGCCTTCCTTGGTAGTGACAAAAGGCGACTTGTCTTTCTTGTCATCGGTGTACAGGTAGATCACGCGATGCGAGATCTTGGAGAAGAAGGACAGCTTCGGATCCTTGCGCACCTGCGGCAGGTCCGGCGTCGGCACGTTCTCTATCGCCTGCACGTCGCCGGACAGCAGTGCTGCCATGCGGGTCGCCGGGTTCGGGATGAAGCGCAGCGTCACCTTGTCCCAGGCGGGCTTGGCACCCCAGTAGTCGGGGTTCTTCACCAGCTCGACCCGGTCGTCGCGCGCGTAGCTGACGAACTTGAAGGGGCCGGTGCCGATCATGCCCTTGCCTTGCGCGAAGTCGTCCGAGGTCAGGCCCTGCGTGGCCTTCTTCTGCACGATGAAGATCGACGTCAGGTCGTTCAGCATCAGCGGGTACGGCGTGTTGGTGGTGAGCTGGATGGTGTACTTGTCGATCACCTTCTTGTTGATGATCGCCTTGGTGTAGACGTCAAACTTGCCCGGGCTGTTCTGGATGGTGGACGGACGCTCGAGCGACCAGACGATATCGTCGGTGGTGAGCTCCGAGCCGTCGTGGAACTTCACGCCCTTGCGGATCTTGAATTCCCAGGTCAGGTTGTTCACCAGCTTCCAGGACTCGGCCAGGCCGGGAATGATCTTGCTGTCCGCATCCATC comes from the Cupriavidus basilensis genome and includes:
- a CDS encoding ABC transporter ATP-binding protein, coding for MSAAVVDPALAAMTTDSSAEPTPNAPILELQGVSKRFVKSLDAAAKIANLFGAGAKEEVVHAVDRVDLSIRAGEVVGLVGESGCGKSTLGRMAVGLHSLTEGSRLWRGVDLDRLPPEKKREKQLAIQMIFQDPYASLNPRLRVMDIVGEAPVVHGMVPASEQKRYVEDMLVRVGMDPTVLRRFPHQFSGGQRARIGIARALAVKPEFLVCDESVAALDVSIQAQVLNLFMRLRQDLNLTYLFISHDLGVVKHISDRVVIMYLGRVVESAPAEDVFASPNHPYTQALLAEAPKLEVGKKTFVAIKGEIPSPLSPPPGCHFHPRCPHAMPRCREEQPLLKEIAPMRFSACHLNDMA
- a CDS encoding ABC transporter ATP-binding protein, which gives rise to MSKPTLVVEGLKTQFFTRGGVARAVDDVSFSVGRGEIMGLVGESGSGKSMTGYSIMGLIDPPGKVVDGRIELTSRDGVTRDLRNLTPAQMRDVRGNRIAMIFQDPMMTLNPVLRIDTQMIEAVLAHEKVDKAVARERSRNALARVGIPSPDERLRAYPHQFSGGMRQRVAIAIALLNKPDLIIADEPTTALDVTIQGQILYEMQKLCRESGTALIWITHDLSVVAGLADTVCVMYAGKIVEAGDVRQVLERPEHPYTHGLISSAPSRNPRGAPLRQIPGMTPSLLNLPAGCAFRERCAYATDVCKTAPPLDTAADGRRLRCFHPVLPQQEAA
- a CDS encoding ABC transporter permease yields the protein MTTATETTAAPPLAEQTPLRRFASQFFSSKIAVTGLTLLIVILLIALLAPWLSPQNPYDLATLDVLDARMAPGEQSGSGMTFLLGSDEQGRDILSAVMYGLRISIGVGVVSTVIALLLGATLGLIAGFLGGRVEAIIMRVADLQLSFPPILLALILLAFLRPGIGNIVIALVAVQWAYYARTTRSAALVERRKEYIEAATCLGLPPGRIMFRHLLPNCLPPLIVIAALQVASAITLEATLSFLGLGVPITEPSLGSLIANGQQYMLSGKYWISFFPGIALVVTIVAMNLVADQLRDVLNPRLQTQ
- a CDS encoding ABC transporter permease; this encodes MLVFIIRRLMQSVVVLFVMSLLVFLGVFAIGNPVDILINPQADQEDIKRTIAALGLDKPLWEQYWIFLRNALHGDLGTSFAHGTPALKLIFERMPATMELAVCAILLAVLLGIPLGLWAGLRPGGVAGKTIMGVSILGFSLPTFWVGLMLIMVFAVQLGWLPSNGRGETTSLLGIPVSFLTVDGLRHLLLPAVTLSLLNIAMVIRLTRAGTQEAMLMDYVKFARAKGLSNTRIVGVHVLKNIMIPIVTVIALQFGSIIAFAIVTESIFAWPGMGKLIIDSIQLLDRPVIVAYLMVIVTLFILINLLVDIIYSVLDPRVRIADNKG
- a CDS encoding ABC transporter substrate-binding protein, which encodes MSLRTCKKAFGAMVVTAAMSFGFASQAHAVDFKLAMSSPPTSMDPHFYNLFSNINVSEHMFECLVKMDADSKIIPGLAESWKLVNNLTWEFKIRKGVKFHDGSELTTDDIVWSLERPSTIQNSPGKFDVYTKAIINKKVIDKYTIQLTTNTPYPLMLNDLTSIFIVQKKATQGLTSDDFAQGKGMIGTGPFKFVSYARDDRVELVKNPDYWGAKPAWDKVTLRFIPNPATRMAALLSGDVQAIENVPTPDLPQVRKDPKLSFFSKISHRVIYLYTDDKKDKSPFVTTKEGAPMDKNPLKDARVRNAISMAINRQGIKDRLMEGLAEPTNNLVPPTLFGYNPNLKTVKYDPEGAKKLLAEAGYPNGFGITLHTPNNRYVNDEKIAQTIAQNLTRIGIATKVEGMPMATYSSKGIKHEFSFGLLGWGAQTGEVSSPLRALLACEDPKKGFGTTNWGEYCNPKMDVVLEKALATVDDGERSKLLQEATAIAINDGGIIPIHQQVTTWATQKGITYVPRTDERTYAHNFKPQ